A window of Anaerohalosphaeraceae bacterium genomic DNA:
ATCCGAGCGTGCGGATTGGCCATGGCAGTCTGGGCCACGTACTCATCGACGCTTTGACGGCCTTTCTGGTAGCGTCCTTCGAGCGTAATGGTCACGCGGGTTCCATGGGGCAGGTCAAAATCGCATTCTTCATCGAGAATGGTTTCCGGGCGGTTGCGGGAGGTGTCGATTTGAACATGGTAATGACGGGCTTTTTTCTTGGGACTGGTTCGGGTGATAATCTGCACGGGCTGACCTGTAGTGAGCAGGCCGTACATTCCGGCGGCGCTGATGCCGATGCCCTGCTGGCCGCGGCTCATTTTCAGGGTGTGGAACTTGCTGCCGTACAGGAGCCGGGCGAAGATATTCGGGACCTGCTGGCCGACAATGCCCGGACCGTTGTCCTGCACGGAGACGGTGAACTTGTTTTCGGAGCCGTTAAAGGGCTGGATGGAGATTTCCAAATCCGGCAGGATATGGGCTTCCTCACAGGCATCCAGGGAGTTGTCGACGGCCTCTTTAACAGCGGTCAGAAGGGCCTTGCGGGGATTGTCGAAACCGAGTAGGTGGCGGTTCTTGGCAAAAAATTCGCTGACGCTGATATCCCGCTGTTTTGCCGCCAGGGTTTCGGCGGTGGCCGCAACGGCTTTGCGTTTTCGAGAGCTGCCCGGAACGGCGGAGGTTTCTTTCTCGTTTTCCGCTTCTTCAGCGGGATGCTCGACTGCAACAGGTTCGGTTTGAGAGGGTTTAGGGTTTTCCGTCTCATCAAAAGCCAGATTCAGCTGTTTGGTCTGGGTGCGTTTTCCTGCGGTCATTCCAGCATTTCTCCGTAAAGGCACAAAAGCCCTGCCCTGTCAAACGAACAGGGCAGGGTTGATTCCGTTCTGACTACTCGTTCTGTTTGAGTGTTATTGAAGCTTGCAGATGTACAGTTCGTTGACAAAATCCAATTTTTTCAAGTCGGCGGCGGCCTTTTCATCGGGCAGTTTGTCCAGACTGAAAGCCAGAATAGCCTTGCCTTCGGCCCGCTTGTGTCCGACACCCATCGTATTGATGTTGATGCCGTGCTTGCCCAGGATGGTGCCGACCGCGCCGATGACGCCCGGCTTGTCATCGTTGAAGATAATCAGCATGGCATCCTCAGGGGTTACTTCGATGGGGAACCCGTCAATTTCGATAATGCGGGGCAGATTGCCGCCGAAAACGGTGCCGATGATGGTTCGTTTAGACTGGTCAGTCTGAACAGTCGCAGCAAAAGTGGATTCGAAATCTTTGATTTCGGGATTTTTGATTTGGTCAATGCTGATGCCTCGCTCTTTGGCCAGGACCGGCACGTTGACCAGATTGACGGTGGTGTCAAAATGCGGCTGAAGGAGCCCAATAGCAAACGAGGTGGCAATCGGGTCCACGGTCTTTTCGGCGATGGAACCGCGGAATTCGATTTGAACGCTTTTCAGATGGCCGGTGACCATGGCACTGGCCAGCGAACCGATTCGCTGAGCCAGAACGGCATACTGGCTGATAATCGGCGACAGACCGCCCATAGCCGGAGCATTGACGGCATTGCGGATCGGACCGCCTTTGATGGCGTCCATCAGGATCTGGGCGGCTTCCACGGCGACTTCGATCTGGGCTTCCTCCGTGCTGGCACCCAGATGCGGAGTAACCAGGCAGTTGTCCAGTTCTTTGAAGCGGGTATTTTCCGGCGGTTCTTTGGAGAAAACATCCAGTGCGGCGCCGGCAATGGTTTTGGCCGCCAGTGCGTTGTACAGGTCTTCTTCGTTGATGATGCCGCCGCGGGCGCAGTTAATCAGCCGGCAGGTCGGCTTCATCATCTTCATTTCCTTGGCGGTAATCATATTGAGTGTTTTTTCGTTTTTGGGAACGTGCACGGTGATAAAGTCGGATTCCTTGAAGATTTTTTCGAGGGAATCCGTGATGACAATGCCGAGTTTTTCCGCTTCGACGGGAGCGGCGAAGGGGTCGTAGCCCAGAATTTTCATATTGAAGCCGAGGGCCATTTTGGCTACAGCCATTCCGATTCGGCCCAGGCCGATGATGCCGAGGGTTTTGTTGTTGAGCTGATTGCCGGTGTAGCGTTTGCGGTCCCACTCGCCGCGTTTAAGACTGTTGCAGGCGGGGACAATATTTCGGCTCAGTGCCAGCATCAGCGCCATGGTGTGCTCGGCGGCACTGAGGGTGTTTCCGCCGGGAGTGTTCATGACGAGAATGCCTTTTCGGGTAGCAGTCGGGACGTCTACATTGTCGATGCCGACGCCGGCACGTGCGATGCCTTTCAGTTTGCCGGGTCGCTCGAGGACTTTTGCCGTGACCTTGGTGTCGCTGCGGATGATGAGTCCGTCGTATTCGCCGATGATCGAAGCAAGCTCCTCTTCTTTGATGCCGGTCCGCACGACGGCCTCAAAATCGTCGGCGGAGTTGATCAGGTCAATTCCTTCCTGCGCCAGTTTGTCCGTAATGAGAATTCGGTACATAGTTTGTTGTCTCCTATTCTGTCTGGTTCATAAGGGATTCGAGGGGTTCCATTTCTTCGCTGACTCGAAAGGCGTTTTTCGGGCACGGATAGAGGTGACGGACGATGCAGTGGGAGACGGCGGAGAGCATTCGATAAACGAGTTGGGAACGGCCGTTGGCTTCAAAATCAACCGCGGTGCGGATCAGACGCGGAGTTTTTTCGGGCGGCCAGACGGTCTGTCCGGTTTGGGTTTCGGAAAGGATTGCCCGGACAGCCAGAGTGCCCATGTAATAATTCTGCGGTCCCAGCGGAACCGCCTCAAATTCGACGATTTCTATGGAAAGCAGATAAGCGGCCCGAACCCGGCGGGCTTCTTCTTCGACCTGGGACCAGGAAAAGGATGCGGAGGGATTTTGAAGAACAGACGGCATTTGAAAAATCTTTTCGGAGGGGACTCCGACTTTCCTCTGGAAATCAGCAGCCAGCGTTTTCTGGAGAAGACCCGGGATGTCGGCATCGGCTCGACTGCCGGGGGAGGTCCGGACAGCCAGATACACGGATTTATCCTTCTGGGCATACAGAGGGAACTGGGCGGCGATTTTCTGTTCGGAAGAAGAAGGACTCAGCAGAAACCCCAGCAGGGTGCAGCTGCTCATCATCGGGAGCAGCCCTGCTGCCGAGAACCATAGACAAAGATGCAGTTTTTTTTGCTTCATCTGTTTTTCTTCAGGATTGACCTTGCCCGGCCAGGGTCAGCAGCAAAGCAGCCAGCCATCCGACTAAGATAATCAGGGCGGCCGCAAGAATTATCACTTTGCATCCTCCAGGTGAGCGAGCCCACCTCAAAAACGAAAAATCTATCCCAAAAAAGGCGATGTGTAAAGCAAAAAAAAAGGCCGCAGCGGCTGTCAGGCAAAAGACAGCGGCGGCGGGTTGAAGACAAAAGGACTCCCCAATGCGTCCCGATGCAAAGGCCTGGATGGAATGGGTCCAGCCGCAGCCGGGACAGGGCAGACCGAACCGTTGTTTGAAGCCGCAAACCCCGAGGATAGGACTGATGTCGAGCCACTGTCGGTCGCAGGCGTGGAAAAAGGCGAATCCGGCGGCAATAACCAGGGCGACAAAAGCGGCGGCAATCCGCCCCCCTGGAGAAATGCGGTTGGAAGATTTTCCTGATCTTATCGGCTGGCATTTATTCATCGGCTCTGATAGAATAAAATATTCAGGTTTAATAGTCAAGATGAAAGGGAAGATATGGGCTTGTCTTCGACGGAAATCAGTTATTTGCTCGAGACGGCTGTGGTGGCTGCACGTCTGGCAGGACAGCGGGCTCTGGAGGAACTTCGTTTTGTTCATACGACGCAGAAAGATGCAGATGAGTTGGTTACGCAGGCCGACCCGATTTGCCAGAAAATTATTGTGGACCATATTAAGGAGAACTACCCGGACCACGGTTTTCTGGGTGAGGAAGGACACGGCGGCAAGATGTTCAAGCTGGCACCGCGCGGCGAGCAGGGAATCTGGTGGGTCATTGACCCGATTGACGGTACGAACAACTTTGCTAACGGACTGCTGTGTTTTTCGGTAAGCATTGCCGCCCTGCAGGATGGGCAGCCGATTGTCGGGGTGGTTTTTGAACCGGCGACCGATTCGATGTTTACAGCGGCGGCGGGGATGGAAGCGCAGATGAACGGCTCCCGGATTCAGGTGAGCCGGCAGGATCTGAATCGATTCGCCTGCTTTGGAATTGAGAGCTATTTGACGGCGGAGTTTGCCAAGCCGTATCAGGCCATTATGGTTAAAACCCGTTTTCGCTGTCTGGGTTCGACGGCCCTGCATTTGGCGTATGTCGCCAAAGGTGCGATGGTCGGCTCTGTGACCGTTCGTTCTCGTTTATGGGATATTGCGGCCGGTGCCCTCCTTGTGGAACGGGCGGGGGGATTTGTATCTTCTCCGGATGGAAAAAGTCTTTTTCCTGCGGACCCGAGCTCTTATCAGGGAGACTATCTGCCGATTGTTGCGGGTTCCCTGAAGAAAAAGGAGGAAATTCTGGAATTTTTTCAAATGAAATAAAAAAAACGTTTTTTTGGTAATGAAACCCTGATAAGGTCCGTCTTATTATTTAATCCCGAATTCAGCGAAACTAAGGAAAGAATCGTTTTTGAAAGGAGAGGTTGTATGAACTTTAAATCGTTTTCAGTCCGTGCAGGTCTTCTATTGACGTTGGCGGGGTTGTTTGTGCCTGCCGGATATTCGGCTTCTTCCCAGGATCCGCTGCTGGATTTGCTGCCTGCCGATACGCTGATTTGTTTTCGGCTGAATAATTTTACCGGAACGCTGGAGAAACTGGACCAATATCTGGCTGGTGCAGCACCGATGCCCGTTTCGATGATATTTACGACGTTTCTGGGGGGGGCGTTGGGGGACCCGATGCTCAACGGAGTCAATAAGTACGGAACGATTGCCGCTGCTGTTTTTCTGAAGGACCCGAATGAAGGGCCGGAGATGGTGATTTTGCTGCCTGTTACAGACCCCAAACCCTATACATCCAGTCCCTATTGTCAGGGGGCGGATGAAAACGGAGTTTATACCCTCTCTGCTCCGGGTTCCTCGGCAGGCCCTGTTGCGTTTATTCCGCTGGAAGGCAGCTCTTATCTGCTGCTGGCGCCGGGTGAGGAGAAAGAATCCATTCTGTTTGCCCGTTCGATGTTTAAGGAAAAGAAGCAGTCCCTGGCGGCTCGCCTGAGCCCGGCGGATGCTCAGAATGCCGTATCTGCTCCGGCTTGGTTTTGGCTGAATGTGGAAAAGGGATATCGGATTGGAGCAGAGCCGTTCAAAAGTGCGGTTCAGGAAGGGCTGCAGGAGGCCGTTCAAGGGGGGGCGGCGATGCCCTTTAAGCCGGAGGCGATTTCGACGATGCTGAATGCCGTAGATGCCTGGATGGTGCAGGTGGACAGTTTGAGCATTCTGCTTTCGCCTGTGCCGGAACAGCTGACGGCGGAGGTGCTTTTTACAGCGAAAAAGGATACGGAACTGGCCAAAATGCTGGTGCGCGACCCGGCGATGAAACCGGGCTTTTTCATGGGCGGCTATCTGGATGCGGAGGCG
This region includes:
- the serA gene encoding phosphoglycerate dehydrogenase, whose amino-acid sequence is MYRILITDKLAQEGIDLINSADDFEAVVRTGIKEEELASIIGEYDGLIIRSDTKVTAKVLERPGKLKGIARAGVGIDNVDVPTATRKGILVMNTPGGNTLSAAEHTMALMLALSRNIVPACNSLKRGEWDRKRYTGNQLNNKTLGIIGLGRIGMAVAKMALGFNMKILGYDPFAAPVEAEKLGIVITDSLEKIFKESDFITVHVPKNEKTLNMITAKEMKMMKPTCRLINCARGGIINEEDLYNALAAKTIAGAALDVFSKEPPENTRFKELDNCLVTPHLGASTEEAQIEVAVEAAQILMDAIKGGPIRNAVNAPAMGGLSPIISQYAVLAQRIGSLASAMVTGHLKSVQIEFRGSIAEKTVDPIATSFAIGLLQPHFDTTVNLVNVPVLAKERGISIDQIKNPEIKDFESTFAATVQTDQSKRTIIGTVFGGNLPRIIEIDGFPIEVTPEDAMLIIFNDDKPGVIGAVGTILGKHGININTMGVGHKRAEGKAILAFSLDKLPDEKAAADLKKLDFVNELYICKLQ
- a CDS encoding DUF2752 domain-containing protein, with the protein product MNKCQPIRSGKSSNRISPGGRIAAAFVALVIAAGFAFFHACDRQWLDISPILGVCGFKQRFGLPCPGCGWTHSIQAFASGRIGESFCLQPAAAVFCLTAAAAFFFALHIAFFGIDFSFLRWARSPGGCKVIILAAALIILVGWLAALLLTLAGQGQS
- a CDS encoding inositol monophosphatase, with the translated sequence MGLSSTEISYLLETAVVAARLAGQRALEELRFVHTTQKDADELVTQADPICQKIIVDHIKENYPDHGFLGEEGHGGKMFKLAPRGEQGIWWVIDPIDGTNNFANGLLCFSVSIAALQDGQPIVGVVFEPATDSMFTAAAGMEAQMNGSRIQVSRQDLNRFACFGIESYLTAEFAKPYQAIMVKTRFRCLGSTALHLAYVAKGAMVGSVTVRSRLWDIAAGALLVERAGGFVSSPDGKSLFPADPSSYQGDYLPIVAGSLKKKEEILEFFQMK